From a single Actinomycetota bacterium genomic region:
- a CDS encoding FAD:protein FMN transferase, with translation MKSEKNLLGTLLLFSSAFLIVIFIFSLAGCSRLPERFEDTREKMGTFVNIIIYSNEEDYAEILESSFRKIDELNRIASNYDSESAVSVLNRDGIIRNAPDELIEIINISKEYNIKTEGAFDITVNPVLELWSEGLWQESEEIQKQKINEALKLLGSEQISVKGRTISLGKESMSLTLGGVAKGYIVDKVIENLKSGGIENALVNAGGDMRILGSKPDGSSWNISLENPDDTSEQIISFSLSDKSIATSGNYYRYFDPESKAHHIIDPRTGFSSNKCISVTIIAENATIADILATSVLVLGPEDGLRIIENIENAEAFIIDNERNFHKSSGIEKFIVK, from the coding sequence ATGAAGTCAGAAAAAAATCTTTTAGGAACATTATTGTTATTTTCCTCAGCATTTTTAATTGTGATATTTATATTTTCCCTGGCGGGATGCAGCCGGTTGCCGGAAAGATTTGAAGATACCAGGGAAAAAATGGGAACTTTCGTAAATATTATAATTTACAGCAATGAAGAAGATTATGCAGAAATACTTGAAAGTTCTTTTCGGAAAATCGATGAGCTTAACAGAATAGCATCAAATTATGACAGCGAAAGCGCCGTTTCTGTTTTAAACCGGGACGGAATAATCAGGAATGCACCTGATGAATTGATAGAGATCATTAATATTTCAAAAGAATATAATATAAAAACTGAAGGAGCTTTTGATATTACTGTCAATCCTGTTCTTGAGCTATGGTCAGAAGGTTTGTGGCAGGAAAGCGAGGAAATCCAGAAACAAAAGATTAATGAAGCATTAAAACTTCTTGGTTCGGAACAGATAAGCGTTAAAGGCAGAACCATATCTCTTGGCAAAGAAAGCATGTCCCTTACCCTGGGCGGAGTTGCGAAAGGCTATATTGTTGACAAGGTGATTGAGAATTTAAAATCCGGAGGGATAGAGAATGCCCTGGTTAATGCAGGCGGAGACATGAGAATACTGGGCTCCAAACCTGACGGGTCCTCGTGGAACATAAGTCTTGAAAATCCGGATGATACCTCTGAGCAGATAATCAGTTTTTCACTTTCTGACAAATCAATAGCTACTTCCGGGAATTATTACAGATATTTTGACCCCGAAAGCAAAGCACATCATATAATAGATCCAAGGACAGGATTTTCCTCAAACAAGTGTATCAGCGTGACTATAATTGCGGAAAATGCTACAATTGCTGATATTCTTGCAACATCAGTGCTTGTCCTTGGCCCGGAAGACGGGTTAAGAATTATTGAAAATATTGAAAATGCAGAAGCTTTTATTATAGATAATGAAAGAAATTTTCATAAATCAAGCGGAATTGAAAAATTTATTGTAAAATAG
- a CDS encoding RnfABCDGE type electron transport complex subunit D, with the protein MNETNKENITEENSENNKSAGSQSGGVSKGAVQENIIVRENNFISQPPHIWRGISTAKIMYIFFASLIFPSVAAVYFFGLRAFWVMLASTVTSVLVELIIKKARKKNFKMDGSALITGLLLALTLPPRIPIWMVVIGAAFSIALAKEAFGGLGHNIFNPALAGRAFLAICFPTFMTQWYLPGNSGIDAVTSASPLGESFVAEGSKIALYRDLFFGNVAGSIGETSAMLIIIAGILLIAFRIIDWKIPLVYVATVVIMSLIFGEDILFQVMAGGLLFGAVFMATDYVTSPVTGPGRIIFAIGCGLITFLIRHFGAMPEGVCFSILVMNGFTPLIDRYIRPKPFGYVKPRKAKRAK; encoded by the coding sequence ATGAACGAAACAAATAAAGAAAATATTACTGAGGAAAATTCTGAAAATAATAAGTCTGCCGGCAGTCAGAGCGGTGGTGTTTCAAAGGGTGCCGTTCAGGAAAACATAATTGTAAGGGAAAATAATTTTATTTCCCAGCCTCCGCATATCTGGAGAGGTATTTCAACCGCAAAGATAATGTATATATTTTTTGCATCGCTTATTTTTCCTTCAGTTGCCGCAGTTTATTTTTTCGGACTCAGAGCTTTCTGGGTAATGCTTGCTTCCACAGTCACCTCAGTTCTTGTTGAGCTGATAATAAAGAAAGCAAGAAAAAAGAATTTTAAAATGGACGGAAGCGCCCTTATTACCGGATTGCTGCTTGCGCTTACTCTCCCGCCGCGTATTCCGATATGGATGGTAGTGATAGGTGCAGCATTTTCGATTGCTCTTGCAAAGGAAGCTTTTGGCGGGCTTGGCCATAACATATTTAATCCTGCGCTTGCGGGAAGAGCTTTTCTTGCAATTTGCTTCCCGACATTTATGACACAATGGTATCTCCCCGGTAATTCCGGGATAGATGCAGTTACTTCTGCTTCTCCCCTGGGGGAGAGTTTTGTTGCAGAAGGTTCAAAAATCGCCCTTTACAGGGATTTGTTTTTCGGGAATGTAGCCGGCTCCATAGGTGAGACATCTGCAATGCTTATAATAATTGCCGGAATATTGCTTATAGCTTTCAGGATAATAGACTGGAAAATACCTCTGGTATATGTGGCAACTGTTGTAATAATGTCTTTGATATTTGGCGAAGACATATTATTCCAGGTGATGGCAGGAGGACTTCTTTTTGGAGCTGTTTTTATGGCAACTGATTATGTAACCTCTCCTGTAACCGGACCGGGCAGGATAATCTTTGCAATAGGATGCGGGCTGATAACATTTTTGATAAGACACTTTGGAGCAATGCCTGAAGGCGTCTGTTTCTCAATACTTGTCATGAATGGCTTTACTCCGCTGATTGACAGATATATAAGGCCAAAACCGTTCGGATATGTAAAGCCCCGGAAAGCAAAACGGGCAAAATAA
- the rsxC gene encoding electron transport complex subunit RsxC → MTIKRLKFTTGLKLPENKVTEHMPVTRLDMPSKVILPLQQHFGQQCNLLVKRGEKVKTGQMIADSESFVSAPIHSTITGVVSSVFKMINPLANSIVDAAEITASETEEIEYLSVNPVFEEIKKDLEGFEENKEAGEYLEGKIKEIISKINGIGNEEIISVVKNAGIVGLGGATFPTHVKLSPPKDKKIDSLIINGCECEPYITADHRIMLEYGMQMLIGAYIFYKVLNPRKVYIAIEDNKEDAILNIDNLIMKSGLADNFCVVSLKSKYPMGAEKTLIKNVLKRKVPVGGLPLDVGVVVNNVGTCKAACDAVLKGQPLIEKVISVTGAVSNPGNFIVRIGTPVSEILKCCGEFKSEIREIILGGPMMGNDINEENFPVTKAVNCILIKRSLPRNEGNCIRCGRCVDVCPMNLMPLNYAGFVKNSKFDMCSEYHISSCIECGSCAYVCPSAIPIVAYIKTGKSILAGR, encoded by the coding sequence ATGACAATAAAAAGATTAAAATTTACTACAGGCCTGAAATTACCTGAAAACAAAGTAACTGAGCACATGCCGGTCACCAGGCTTGATATGCCTTCAAAAGTAATACTGCCCCTGCAGCAGCATTTCGGCCAGCAATGCAATCTGCTTGTAAAAAGAGGAGAGAAGGTAAAGACAGGGCAGATGATTGCCGACTCCGAGAGTTTTGTGTCTGCACCCATCCATTCAACGATAACAGGAGTGGTTAGTTCAGTTTTTAAAATGATAAACCCTCTTGCAAATTCAATTGTGGATGCTGCAGAGATTACGGCTTCCGAAACGGAAGAAATCGAGTATTTGTCTGTAAATCCGGTTTTTGAAGAAATAAAAAAGGATCTTGAGGGTTTTGAGGAGAATAAGGAAGCAGGAGAATATCTTGAAGGAAAAATAAAAGAAATAATCTCCAAAATAAATGGTATCGGTAATGAAGAGATAATATCTGTTGTTAAGAATGCCGGAATAGTGGGGCTTGGAGGAGCAACTTTTCCCACTCATGTAAAGCTCAGCCCCCCGAAAGATAAAAAAATAGACTCTCTTATTATAAACGGCTGTGAATGCGAGCCTTATATAACAGCTGATCACAGGATAATGCTTGAATATGGAATGCAAATGCTTATAGGCGCTTATATCTTTTATAAGGTGCTTAATCCCCGGAAAGTTTATATAGCTATTGAAGACAATAAAGAAGATGCAATTTTAAATATTGATAATCTTATTATGAAATCAGGTCTTGCTGATAATTTCTGTGTAGTGTCACTTAAATCAAAATACCCGATGGGCGCAGAAAAGACGCTTATTAAAAATGTGCTTAAAAGGAAAGTTCCCGTCGGCGGACTTCCGCTTGATGTTGGCGTTGTTGTCAACAATGTAGGTACATGCAAGGCTGCCTGTGATGCTGTTTTGAAAGGCCAGCCGCTGATTGAAAAAGTAATTTCAGTAACCGGGGCTGTTTCAAATCCCGGCAATTTCATTGTAAGGATAGGAACTCCTGTCAGCGAGATCCTAAAATGTTGCGGAGAGTTCAAGAGTGAAATCAGGGAAATTATTCTTGGTGGCCCCATGATGGGAAATGACATAAATGAAGAGAATTTTCCTGTCACAAAAGCTGTGAACTGCATACTTATAAAAAGAAGTCTTCCAAGAAATGAAGGAAACTGCATAAGGTGCGGCAGGTGCGTGGATGTCTGCCCCATGAATCTTATGCCGTTAAATTATGCCGGTTTTGTAAAGAACAGCAAATTCGATATGTGCAGCGAATACCATATATCAAGCTGTATAGAATGTGGTTCCTGCGCTTATGTATGCCCTTCTGCAATTCCGATAGTGGCATATATAAAAACAGGCAAAAGCATACTGGCAGGCAGATAA
- a CDS encoding 4Fe-4S binding protein, whose translation MWIIIAILTAVGVVCGVLIWVTNRTLPKEPASLAKAQEVSEHLPGMNCGACGFPGCFAYAQALSKDKKVFFSNICATVLQDNTMLGGIEKSLDLVVDKNAMNKKAVVCCSGDCEKIGTYVGVGTCKAASKLLKGFKKCPFGCLGLGDCTHVCPQSAISIDVDKKIAVIDPDKCTGCGLCVKECPRNIIKLIPADSKVVFRCSYDSVRDIPGREKCESGCIHCRKCYKACENEAIIWNKEKQIPEFDLSKCIDCGACIAACPKNVLTKLRIDSSKK comes from the coding sequence ATGTGGATAATAATAGCAATATTGACAGCAGTGGGAGTTGTCTGCGGGGTACTGATATGGGTAACCAACAGAACACTTCCCAAGGAACCTGCATCACTTGCAAAAGCGCAGGAAGTTTCCGAGCACCTTCCCGGCATGAACTGCGGTGCCTGCGGATTTCCAGGATGTTTTGCATATGCTCAAGCCCTTTCAAAAGATAAAAAAGTATTTTTTTCAAATATATGTGCAACCGTCCTTCAGGACAATACAATGCTTGGCGGAATCGAAAAAAGTCTTGATCTTGTGGTTGACAAAAATGCAATGAACAAGAAAGCAGTGGTTTGCTGTAGCGGAGACTGCGAAAAAATTGGCACTTATGTAGGAGTAGGAACTTGCAAGGCTGCTTCAAAGCTGCTTAAAGGTTTTAAGAAATGCCCGTTTGGATGCCTGGGGCTTGGAGACTGCACTCATGTCTGCCCGCAAAGCGCAATAAGTATTGATGTTGACAAAAAGATTGCCGTAATAGATCCGGACAAATGTACCGGCTGTGGCTTATGTGTTAAAGAATGCCCGAGAAATATAATTAAACTTATACCTGCAGATTCAAAAGTTGTGTTCAGGTGCAGTTATGACAGCGTAAGAGATATACCCGGAAGGGAAAAATGCGAATCAGGATGTATCCATTGCAGAAAATGCTATAAAGCATGTGAAAATGAAGCAATTATCTGGAACAAAGAAAAGCAGATACCTGAATTTGATCTTAGCAAATGCATAGACTGCGGAGCATGCATAGCAGCGTGTCCAAAAAATGTGCTTACAAAACTGAGAATTGATTCTTCCAAAAAGTAA
- a CDS encoding RnfABCDGE type electron transport complex subunit A — MNEAGPSLITIFMSMALINNFILSKFLGLCPFFGVSKKLTNAISMGAAVTLVMIMASIATTLIYRFILVPYKVEFMNVIIYILVIASLVQIVELFIKRTNITLYNSLGIYLPLITTNCAVLGITLINAQANYSMVQSIISALGGGIGFSIMLIIMSAIRERLELADTPKSMKGLPIAFIIAAILSLAYMGFSGMI; from the coding sequence ATGAATGAAGCAGGTCCGAGCCTCATTACGATTTTTATGAGTATGGCTCTTATAAACAATTTCATATTGTCAAAATTCCTGGGACTGTGTCCTTTCTTCGGTGTTTCCAAGAAGCTGACCAATGCTATAAGCATGGGAGCGGCAGTCACCCTTGTAATGATTATGGCGTCTATTGCAACCACACTTATTTACAGATTTATTCTTGTTCCTTATAAAGTTGAATTCATGAATGTAATCATATATATACTGGTTATAGCATCACTTGTACAGATAGTGGAATTATTTATCAAGAGAACTAATATAACTTTATATAATTCGCTTGGCATATATCTTCCGCTTATTACAACAAACTGCGCCGTACTCGGCATTACGCTGATAAATGCGCAGGCAAACTATAGCATGGTGCAAAGCATCATCAGTGCTCTTGGCGGTGGAATAGGTTTTTCCATTATGCTTATAATAATGTCCGCGATAAGGGAAAGGCTGGAATTGGCGGATACTCCCAAATCAATGAAAGGACTTCCTATAGCATTTATAATCGCTGCAATCCTTTCCCTGGCGTATATGGGTTTCAGCGGGATGATTTAA
- a CDS encoding diguanylate cyclase: MRIIEKISDIKIIFSIFLIASVIGGGFYIYDTCSNYKEKAKSQAFDIIESAKAFINTDYINSLDVNSSDIEKPEYKELKDGLISFKEANKGIYFAYLYTLIDGKVFLMADSEDSSSGEYSPPGQHYYEAADEAKAAFVEEKNFVVGPVTDRWGTWVSIYIPIRDQQSQKVIAVFGVDYAEKFWNSEICKQVRHAVILVACIILLLLFLHGLLIKNHTMNFISRKLRDSENLFRTIFEQAPTGIAVVSNFGFASMVNKGLEKILERPEKEILSLDWRGVTHPDDLEEDLALFEKFKSGEIEGYSMEKRLLKSDGSYIWVDMTIAGLGLIGEENQDYLCILKDITENKKGFEALKESERSKSVLLSHLPGIAYRCKYDREWTMLFVSDGCFKLTGYRAEDLINNNKISFRQLIVQEFVDVLWKKWERTIALKTSFQAEYKIITASGEHKWVREMGQGTYDDDGNVEALEGIIIDIDDSKKRQLQIEFMNEHDFLTGLYNRRYYEEAKARFDNEEYFPLSIILVDINGIRLINDALGYFEGDHIIKETGRILESCLREDDILARIGGDEFALLLPHTSRESASSLLYEIEDKVSQYNESTKEEVRYISIAMGYGTKNSSEENIGDAEREAEEYMNKRKLFEKKSHHHTILSSIMDTMYARSQETKEHAERLAHISRLIGEKMDLPQESMDELQLFAMLHDIGKVAIDDRVLNKPGKLTKEEWDIMKKHSEIGYRIAMASPELESVAEYILCHHERWDGKGYPAGLKKEEIPLLSRILAFADAYDAMTVDRIYRKALTKQEAIEEIEKNVGKQFDPEIFKIFIRIIQDLD; the protein is encoded by the coding sequence ATGAGAATTATTGAAAAAATATCTGATATTAAAATAATATTTTCTATCTTTTTAATTGCCTCAGTAATCGGAGGCGGTTTTTACATATACGACACCTGCTCGAACTATAAAGAAAAAGCAAAAAGCCAGGCTTTCGATATTATTGAATCAGCCAAAGCATTCATTAATACTGATTATATCAATAGTCTTGATGTTAATTCAAGCGATATTGAAAAACCTGAATATAAAGAACTAAAAGACGGCCTGATATCTTTCAAGGAAGCAAACAAAGGCATCTACTTTGCATATTTATATACGCTGATTGACGGAAAAGTATTTTTGATGGCGGATTCCGAAGATAGCAGTTCTGGCGAATACTCACCTCCCGGTCAGCACTATTATGAAGCTGCAGATGAGGCAAAAGCTGCTTTTGTAGAAGAAAAGAATTTTGTTGTAGGACCGGTTACCGACAGGTGGGGAACATGGGTGAGTATTTATATCCCTATCAGAGATCAGCAGTCGCAGAAGGTTATTGCAGTATTCGGTGTTGACTATGCAGAGAAATTCTGGAATAGCGAGATATGCAAGCAGGTAAGACATGCGGTAATACTGGTTGCTTGTATTATTCTGCTGCTTTTATTTCTACATGGACTCTTAATAAAAAATCATACCATGAATTTCATAAGCAGAAAGCTACGTGACAGCGAAAATCTTTTCAGAACTATTTTTGAGCAGGCACCCACAGGCATAGCAGTCGTCAGCAATTTTGGTTTTGCATCCATGGTTAATAAAGGACTTGAAAAAATACTGGAAAGGCCGGAAAAAGAAATACTTTCCCTTGACTGGAGAGGGGTCACACATCCTGACGATCTTGAGGAAGATCTGGCACTTTTTGAGAAATTCAAGTCAGGAGAAATAGAAGGCTATTCCATGGAAAAGCGTTTATTAAAATCTGACGGGTCATATATCTGGGTCGATATGACAATAGCCGGGCTGGGTCTGATCGGAGAAGAAAATCAGGATTATTTATGCATACTGAAAGATATTACGGAAAACAAAAAAGGATTCGAGGCCTTAAAAGAAAGCGAAAGAAGCAAATCAGTTCTTCTTTCGCATTTGCCGGGAATAGCATACAGGTGCAAATATGACAGAGAATGGACAATGTTGTTTGTTTCTGACGGCTGTTTCAAGCTTACCGGTTACAGGGCTGAGGATCTCATAAATAATAATAAAATTTCATTTAGGCAGCTTATAGTTCAGGAATTTGTTGATGTTCTCTGGAAAAAATGGGAGCGGACAATAGCTTTAAAAACCTCTTTTCAGGCTGAATATAAAATAATAACGGCTTCCGGTGAGCACAAATGGGTACGGGAGATGGGACAGGGTACCTATGATGACGATGGAAACGTTGAAGCTCTGGAAGGCATAATCATCGACATAGATGATTCAAAAAAGCGCCAGCTCCAGATAGAATTCATGAATGAACATGACTTTCTAACCGGTCTTTACAACAGAAGATATTATGAGGAAGCAAAAGCCAGGTTTGACAACGAAGAATATTTTCCACTTTCAATAATCCTTGTAGACATAAACGGCATTCGTCTCATAAATGATGCTCTGGGATATTTTGAAGGAGACCATATCATAAAAGAAACAGGAAGAATCCTGGAAAGCTGCCTTCGCGAAGATGATATACTTGCAAGAATCGGGGGCGATGAATTTGCATTGCTCCTGCCTCATACCAGCAGGGAAAGCGCAAGTTCGCTGCTTTATGAAATAGAAGACAAGGTAAGCCAGTATAATGAAAGCACAAAGGAAGAAGTGAGATATATAAGCATTGCCATGGGATATGGAACCAAAAACTCATCTGAAGAAAATATCGGGGATGCCGAAAGAGAAGCTGAAGAGTATATGAACAAACGAAAGCTTTTTGAAAAGAAAAGCCATCACCATACAATACTTTCCTCAATCATGGATACCATGTATGCAAGGAGCCAGGAGACCAAAGAGCATGCTGAGCGCCTTGCACATATTTCAAGACTTATCGGGGAGAAAATGGACCTTCCGCAAGAAAGCATGGATGAGCTACAACTTTTTGCAATGCTGCATGACATTGGAAAAGTAGCGATAGATGACAGAGTATTGAACAAACCCGGAAAACTGACAAAAGAAGAGTGGGATATAATGAAAAAGCATTCCGAGATAGGCTACAGAATCGCCATGGCTTCTCCCGAGCTTGAATCTGTTGCGGAATATATACTTTGTCACCATGAGCGCTGGGACGGTAAGGGATATCCTGCCGGCCTTAAAAAAGAAGAGATACCTCTTCTTTCCAGGATACTTGCATTTGCTGATGCTTATGATGCCATGACTGTCGACAGGATTTACAGAAAAGCGCTCACAAAGCAGGAAGCAATAGAAGAAATAGAAAAAAATG
- a CDS encoding FMN-binding protein yields MISEKKTGLGIKILNNKIYPIVFLSIIVFVAVLLLMLVNSFTQTKILAEREAKVTTVLQGIYPEMQDFELKDDIYIILKGGDVIGYSFVAVGKGYGGDINTLVGLNKDYTVKEISILSNTETPGLGTKILEAFFTDQFRGLESGDVKLSKDGGKIDAISGATISSRAVTDSVRTAIEEKLEIIKSKNY; encoded by the coding sequence ATGATTTCAGAAAAAAAGACAGGATTAGGCATAAAGATACTAAATAACAAAATTTATCCCATTGTTTTCTTATCGATAATAGTATTTGTAGCCGTCCTTTTACTGATGCTTGTAAACAGTTTTACGCAGACAAAAATACTTGCGGAAAGGGAAGCTAAAGTTACAACCGTTCTTCAGGGAATTTATCCTGAAATGCAGGATTTTGAATTAAAAGACGATATTTATATCATACTTAAGGGCGGAGATGTAATAGGGTATTCATTTGTGGCAGTCGGCAAAGGCTATGGGGGAGATATCAACACCCTGGTCGGACTTAACAAGGATTACACCGTGAAGGAAATTTCCATACTTTCAAATACGGAAACCCCCGGTCTTGGCACAAAAATACTCGAAGCTTTCTTTACTGACCAGTTCAGGGGCCTGGAATCCGGAGATGTTAAACTAAGCAAGGACGGCGGAAAAATAGATGCGATATCAGGCGCAACAATAAGTTCAAGAGCTGTAACTGATTCTGTAAGGACGGCAATTGAGGAAAAACTGGAGATTATAAAATCAAAGAATTATTAA
- a CDS encoding electron transport complex subunit E — protein MIEKQERLTAKRFWQEFAKGIVVTNPVFVLVLGLCPTLAVSNSLNNALGMSVGVIFVLLGSNIIISLLRKVTPDLVRIPVFIVVIATFVTILSLVFEAYLPPLYESLGIYLPLIVVNCIILGRAEVFASKNSVILSIADAFGVGFGFTIALIIISFFRELLGTGGLEIFGKQLFSIPVLAESPMSIFIMPPGAFIVLGLLIALFRMIGVLKNE, from the coding sequence ATGATTGAAAAACAGGAAAGATTAACAGCAAAAAGGTTCTGGCAGGAATTTGCAAAAGGCATAGTAGTTACAAACCCTGTATTTGTACTGGTTCTGGGGCTGTGTCCGACACTTGCCGTCAGCAATTCACTTAATAATGCATTAGGAATGAGCGTGGGTGTTATTTTTGTATTACTGGGCTCAAATATAATTATTTCTCTTTTAAGGAAAGTAACCCCGGATCTTGTCCGGATACCGGTATTTATAGTTGTAATAGCTACTTTTGTAACAATACTGAGCCTGGTTTTTGAAGCTTATCTTCCTCCGCTATATGAGTCGCTGGGCATCTATCTCCCTCTTATAGTCGTTAACTGCATTATTCTGGGAAGGGCCGAGGTTTTTGCATCAAAAAATTCAGTCATTCTTTCAATTGCAGATGCTTTCGGAGTCGGCTTTGGTTTTACAATTGCGCTTATAATAATTTCGTTTTTCAGGGAATTGCTGGGAACAGGCGGTCTTGAAATATTCGGAAAACAATTATTCTCCATACCGGTTCTTGCTGAAAGCCCCATGTCCATATTTATAATGCCTCCGGGAGCATTTATTGTACTTGGCCTTTTAATTGCATTATTCCGAATGATAGGAGTGTTAAAAAATGAATGA
- a CDS encoding dCMP deaminase family protein: protein MNEELNKRPSWDEYFISITKTVASRSTCLRRKVGAIIVKDKRILTTGYNGAPRGVKSCLEIGRCLREELRVPSGQRHEICRALHAEQNAIIQAAYHGVRITGSSVYSTTQPCVLCAKMMINAGIRKIYYYEEYPDQFSLDLLKEAEVELIKLTI, encoded by the coding sequence ATGAATGAGGAATTAAATAAACGGCCTTCCTGGGATGAGTACTTCATTTCCATTACAAAAACCGTTGCCTCACGCTCTACATGTCTCAGACGCAAAGTAGGGGCTATAATAGTCAAAGACAAAAGAATACTTACTACCGGATATAACGGGGCACCGAGAGGTGTCAAAAGCTGTTTGGAAATAGGAAGATGCTTGAGGGAAGAACTCCGGGTTCCTTCAGGCCAGAGACATGAGATATGCAGGGCTCTTCACGCAGAACAGAATGCAATAATTCAGGCCGCATATCACGGCGTCCGTATAACAGGTTCAAGCGTTTATTCAACAACCCAGCCATGTGTTCTTTGCGCAAAAATGATGATAAATGCAGGAATACGAAAGATTTATTATTATGAAGAATACCCTGATCAGTTTTCCCTCGACCTTCTTAAAGAAGCGGAAGTCGAACTTATAAAGCTTACCATATAA